GAGGATTCATGACTAATAGCTTTGAAATTTCCTTCGCCAGCTGTTCATCTTTCTTGCGGATGGAGGAATTGCCCGAATCAAAAAAGATATCATTTAAAATGGTAATGAGAAGACCTTCATCCGTCAGAGTGGTTTTTAATTGTGTTTCAAGACTGTTGGCAGCAATATAGGCATTCACTTTTTTCTGAATTTCTTTTAATTTCTCCTGCTCGAGTGTTTCCTGCTTTTCTTTATCCGGATTCTTTTCCTTCTCTTGATCCAGCTTTTCCATCTCACCGTCAGGGATCGGACTTGGATATTCAAGTACGCCTGTTCCGCCTGTGAACGTGCTGTTGAACGCCCGGGCAAGCATTTGGAATTTCTGTGCGTCTACTGAGCTCATCGCAAAAAGGACAATGAAGAGGGCAAGCAATAGCGTTAATAAATCCGCATAGGGCAAAAGCCAGGATTCATCAACATGCTCTTCCTCGTTTTTCTGTTTTTTCTTTCTAGCCATTTAACCTCTCTCCTTCAACGAAAAGCTGTTTTCTTTCGTGTGCAGGAAGGTAGGTGGCAAGCTTTTGTTCAATGGCTTTCGGGGCCTGACCTTCAAGAACAGATAACACTCCTTCAATCATGACGTGCTTTACTTTTGCTTCCTGCCTGGATTTTCTTTTGAGTTTATTTGCAAAAGGATGCCACAAAACATATCCCGTGAAAATCCCCATGAGGGTTGCTACAAATGCTGCTCCAATCGCTTTCCCTAATTCATCCGTATTATCCATATGTGAAAGAGCAGCGATTAATCCGACAACTGCTCCAAGTACTCCAAGGGTAGGGGCGTATGTGCCTGCCTGTGAAAAGATGGATGCTCCTGCTGAGTGGCGTTCTTCCATGGCATCAATTTCTTCCGTCATGACATCCCGGATAAATTCAGCATTTTGTCCGTCAACAGCCATGCTCAGCCCATTTTTTAAAAATGAATCTTCAACATCCGAAATCTTAGCTTCAAGTGCAAGCAGCCCTTCTTTTCTCGCAATCTGGGCCCATTCGGAAAACATGGGAATCAGTTCTTGAATGCTGTGTGATTGCTGCTCCTTAAAAATAACGCCGAAGAGCTTCGGCACTCTTTTAATCTCGCTTGTGGGAAATGCGGTTACGACAGTAGCGATCGTTCCGGCAATTATAATCAGCAATGCAGCCGGATTCAGCAGGACAGCCGGGCTGACACCCTTCATAAACATGCCGACACCAACTGCGACAAGGCCTAAAATTAATCCAATAAGCGACGTTTTATCCATATTCTCACCAAATCTTTCTTTCGTTACGTTTTGTTACTGTTTATATCGTCATCTTTTTATGAACTTTAAGCGCATATTGAAAAGAGAAAGAGAGGAATCATGGCTTTTTTCGCGAATTAAGAGGAGGGAAAGTTATTATTTTAAGAGAAAGTGGGGAAATACATATGAATTTTCAGGAATACGAATACAAAAGACCGGTTAAGGAAGAATTTGAAGCAGCGTTTCATAAGGCGCTTGAATTATTTAAGCAGGCAGAAAGCTTAGAAAAGCAGGAAGCGGCGCTTGATCAGCTGAATGTCATCCGCGGCAACCTTTCTACAGCCTTCAATCTTTGCTACATCCGCCATACGATTGATACAAATGATGAGTTTTACAAAGAAGAGCAGGACTATCTTGATGAGCTTGAACCGCATATTAAAGCAATGGATACGGAGTTTTACAAAGCGCTTGTCAGCTCAAATTTCCGCAATGAATTGGAAGAGAAATACGGGAAACAGCTTTTTGCCCTTGCTGACGCCCAGATGAAAACATTCTCCCCTGAAGTACTTGAAGATCTGCAAAAAGAAAACAAACTCGCGACAGAATATACGAAGCTTGTTGCCTCTGCAAAAATTGAGTTTGACGGAAAAGAATACACACTCGCACAGCTTGAACCGCTGCTTGAATCAAAAGAGCGCGACAAGAGAAAACGTGCATCAGACGCATACTTTGGCTTTTATGCTGAAAATGGAGAAAAATTCGATGAGATTTTTGACAAGCTCGTAAAAGTCCGGACACTCATTGCAAAGAAATTAGGCTTTGCGAATTTTGTGGAGCTTGGCTACGAAAGAATGCAGCGCATTGATTTTAATGCAGACATGGCGAAGAACTTCCGTGATCAGATCAAGGAATACATCGTGCCGATGGCCTCTCGATTAAGAGAACGCCAGCAGGAACGTTTAGGGCTTGATACTCTTGCTTTTCCGGATGAAAAGCTTCAATTTACAACTGGAAATGCTACTCCTAAAGGGGATGCAGAGTGGATTATCGAGAATGGGAAAAAGATGTATGAAGAGCTGTCGGGAGAAACAAATGAATTCTTTGATTTTATGATTGAACGGAATCTGATGGATCTGCTTGCTCAAAAAGGAAAAGCAGGCGGCGGATACTGCACATATATTGAAGATTACAAAGCTCCATATATCTTCGCGAACTTTAACGGTACAAGCGGAGATATTGATGTTTTGACACACGAAGCAGGTCACGCATTCCAAGTGTATATGAGCCGTCATTTCAATTTATCTGAATATCACTTCCCAACACATGAGGCTTGTGAAATTCATTCCATGAGCATGGAATTTTTCACTTGGCCTTGGATGGAAACCTTCTTTAAGGAAGATACGGAAAAGTATAAATTCAGCCATTTAAGCGGAGCTCTGTTATTCTTGCCATATGGTGTAACTGTCGATGAGTTCCAGCATTTCATCTATGAAAATCCGGATGCCACTCCAAAGGAACGCAAACAGGCATGGAGAGAGATTGAACGGAAATACTTGCCGCACCGCAATTACGAGGATAACGAATTCTTGGAAGAAGGCGGATTCTGGCAGCGTCAGGGACATATCTTTAATTCTCCTTTCTATTATATTGACTACACACTTGCTCAGATTTGTGCGCTGCAGTTCTGGAAAAAGATGCATGAAAATAAAGAACAGGCATGGGCGGATTATCTCCATCTCTGCAAACAGGGTGGAAGCCAATCATTCCTGGAATTAGTAAAGACTGCGAACTTGATCTCACCTTTTGAAGATGGATGTGTACAATCGGTCACAGGCGACATTCGAGAGTGGCTTGAGAATGTGGATGACAAAAACCTTTAATGTAAATGCCGTCAGCATATGCTGGCGGTTTTTTCGTTTGTTAGTCGGACAAAAGATCAGTATAAAGAATGAATTCAAACTCTCGCACTTCTTTTAAAATTAAGAAAAGAGAGGAGAGATGGAAATGAAATTTGTGCATGTGCAGTTAGAGTGTAAACATCTTGAAGAAATGAAAGAATTCTACACGGGTATTTTAAAGATGAGATTAACAGATGAAAAAAAGGATCGTTTTACCGTGAAAGCAGGTTTGAGCAGCTTAACTTTTATAAAAGCAGAAAACCGTGCCTATTATCATTTATGCTTCAGAACAAATATATCGTTTTTTGACGTCATGTTTAAGGAATTAGAGAGTCTTCTGCTGCAAAATGAAGAAGGCGAAGTGAGCTTATACTGGAAAGGAAAACAGGCTTATTTTCATGATCCTGAAGGAAATGTGCTTGAAATGCTTGAAAGGACGGAGGCTCCAGATCATCTGTTAGACTGGCATGATGCATTTGAAGTTGGGCTGCCATGTGAAAATATTGACGAAATGCGGAAGGAAATAGCTTTTTTGACTAATCAATATGGGGCTGAATCTGACTCGTTCGCTTTTTTCGGAAATGGTGATGGCTCTGTCGTTGTGGTGAAAGAAGGCAGGCACTGGTACCCGACACAAAGAGGTTCAGAGATTCACCCGATTGTACTTGAAGTCGAGGATAAGGCTGAGTTTGTGTACAGACACCCAGTATATCCTTATAAAATTATTGCAAAAAAAGAGTGCTGAATTCCTCCAAGTCAGCACTCTTTCCATTTTATTTATCATTTACAGAAATCTCATCATCTGTAATTTCTACAACAAGTTCTGTGATCTCATTGCCTTCAAGCAAGATGTCAGCAATTGAATCTTCTACATGCTCTTGAATCACTCTGCGGAGCGGACGTGCACCGAACGCAGGATGATAGCCGAGTTCGGCAATTTTTTCTTTCGCCTCATCAGTGATGCTGAGCGTTACTTTTTGTTCTGCCAAAGCAGTTTTCAAATCATCCAGCATAATATCGACGATTTCAAGCAGATGCGGTTTTTCAAGTGATTTGAATTCAATGATGCTGTCAAAACGATTCAGAAACTCGGGTTTAAAGAATGAGCCTAGAGAGCTTAATAAAGAACTTTCATTTAAGGCATCATTGCTTCCGAATCCGACAGTTATTTTCTTATGGCCGATGCCGGCGTTGCTTGTCATGATGATGACAGTGTCTTTAAAGCTGACCGTTCTGCCCTGGCTGTCTGTAAGTCTGCCATCTTCCATCACTTGAAGGAACATGTGCTGGACATCAGGATGAGCTTTTTCAATTTCATCAAGCAGGATGATGCTGTATGGGTTCCGGCGGACTTTTTCAGATAATTGTCCAGCTTCTTCATGGCCAACGTAGCCAGGAGGGGAACCAATGATTTTAGAAATCGAATGCTTCTCCATGTATTCACTCATATCAAGACGGATGAGTGAGTCGCGAGAACCAAACAGTTCAGAGGCAAGGGTTTTTGTCAGCTCTGTTTTCCCGACCCCGGTCGGGCCCACAAACAGGAAGGACCCGATTGGTCTTTCTTTGGACTTTAATCCTGCACGGCTGCGGCGAATGGCTTTGGCTACTTTTTTAACAGCCTCGTCCTGACCGATTACTTTTCCTGATAGTTTAATCTCAAGGTTTTTCATCTGAGCCTGCTCGTCTTCCTGAAGTTTGCCTACTGGTATACCCGTCTTCTTTTCAATGATGGCCTGAATATCTGCAAGGTCGACTACAGCTTTAACAGGAGTCTGCATTTTCTCAAGCTTGAGCTCTTCATCGCGCAATTTGGCAGCAAGCTCGTAGTTTTCTTCCTTCGTTGCCTGAGCTTTTTTACTGGCGATTTCAGCTAATTGACCGCTGATGTCTTCGCCGCCGACTGCCTGAAGGTTCTTTTTCGAACCTGCTTCATCAAGCAGGTCAATCGCTTTGTCAGGCAAGTAACGATCCTGGATGTAGCGGTTTGACAAGGTTACAGTCGCTTTAATGGCTTCTTCGGTATACGTAACCTCATGGTATTTTTCATATTTATCCTGAATGCCTTTTAAGATTTCAACGGCTTTTTCAAGGGACGGCTCTGATACCATGACTGGCTGGAATCTGCGTTCAAGCGCTGCATCTTTTTCGATTTGACGGTACTCTTTTAAAGTCGTTGCACCTACAACCTGCAGCTCTCCGCGTGCAAGAGCAGGTTTTAAAATATTGCCTGCATCCATTGATCCTTCGGCAGACCCTGCACCTACAAGAAGATGAATTTCATCAATAAACAAGATGATGTTTTTCTTTTGCTGAAGCTCAGAAATCAGCTGTTTCATTCTTTCCTCAAATTGGCCCCGTATGCCAGTGTTTGCAACTAGTGAAGCCACATCAAGCAAGTATACTTCCTTGTTTTTCAGCTTAGCAGGGACATCGCCTTCTGCAATTTTAAGCGCAAAGCCTTCTGCTACAGCCGTTTTGCCTACTCCTGGTTCACCGATTAAAACGGGGTTATTCTTATTTCTTCTGTTCAGAATTTCAATTAATCTTTCGACCTCTGCATCTCTTCCAATAACAGGATCAATGACTCCTGCTTTTGCAGCTCGCGTTAAATTGCGGCCTAATTGGTCAAGAAGACCATTGCCTCCATGTTTATGAGTTTGACCTTCTGCACCTTGCTGGAATGGCTGAGAAGAAGGAACATTTCCGAATGATCCGCTTGGAACAGAGCTTCTATATTGTGCATAACAATCTGTGCAGAGCAGCACTTGCTGACGCTCCTGATTAATTTGAAGAGTTAAATGAACAGATGCTTTCTTAGCTTGACAGTGTTGACATAGCATAGTGAAAACCTCCTGATATATAATTTGACTTTGACTATCTTTGACTATTTAGGTGGTAAAAAATCACCTCATAGGATGATCTTGATTCATATTATAGTTTGACCTTATTTGACTTTCAAGTATTTTGCTTAAAATTTTATAAGTTAAATCGGAAATCTCATCAGGCTCTAAGTCGAAGCGTTTCGTGATTAGCTTCATAACTGAATTTGCAGCACTAAATGTGGGCTTCGACACGAGTTAAGTGCATCAAAACTGAATATGCGGCACTAAATGTGGGTTCCGACACGAGATAAGTGCATCATAACCGAATATGCGGCACTAAATGTGGGTTCCGACACGAGATAAGTGCTTCGTATCCGAATATGCGGCACTAAATGTGTGCTCCGACACAAGATAATTGTGTCATAACCGAAAATGCAGCACTAAATGTGTGCTCCGACAAGAGTTAGTGCGTCATAACCGAATATGCGGCACTAAATGTGAGCTCCGACCCGAGTTAAGTGCAACATAACCGAATATGCAGCACTAAATGTGGGCTCCGGCAAGAGTTAGTGCGTCATAACCGAATATGGCGGCACTAAATGTGTGCTCCGACACAAGTTAAGTGCGTCATAACCGAAAATGCGGCACTAAATGTGTGCTCCGACCCGAGTTAAGTGCATCATAACCGAAAATGCAGCACTAAATGTGTGCTCCGACACAAGTTAAGTGCGTCATATCCGAAAATGCAGCACTAAATGTGTGCTCTGACACAAGTTAAGTGCGTCATAACCGAATATGCAGCACTAAATGTGTGCTCGGACATGAGATAAGTGCGTCATAACCGAAAATGCGGCACTAAATGTGTGCTCCGACACAAGATAATTGTGTCATAACCGAAAATGCAGCACTAAATGTGAGCTCCGACACTAGATAAGTGCGTCATAACCGAATATGCGGCGCTAAATGTGTGCTCCGACACAAGATAATTGTGTCATAACCGAAAATGCAGCACTAAATGTGAGCTCCGACAAGAGTTAGTGCGTCATAACCGAATATGCGGCACTAAATGTGAGCTCCGACCCGAGTTAAGTGCAACATAACCGAATATGCAGCACTAAATGTGGGCTCCGACACGAGTTAACTGCGTCATAACCGAATATGCGGCACTAAATGTGAGCTCCGACACAAGTTAAGTGCGTCATAACCGAATATGCAGCACCTAATGTGAGCTCCGACACCGAGTTAAGTGCTTCAAAACCGAATTTGAAGCACATCATCGAGCAGGCAATCACTAAGTGGATGCAGGATTTTCAGGAGAAAAACAACCGTCCAAATGAAGTCTTTGGTGTAATCTTGTCCATGAGATTGGTCATTTTGGGGGATTTGGACGGGTTACCACCTGACTTATAAGATTAGTGAAGATTTGAGTCTTTTACTATTGAGATTAAATTAATGCGACACTTGTGAAAAATTTTCTTCTGCCAACAGGCCGAACCGCATTCAGGTTGTACTTCTTTCTTAACACCTTGTCTCATATACATGGTAAGAGTTCAGCTAAAGCATTCATCGTAACGGGGGTAGAAGATGAAGAATCAATGGTTTCAGGTTGTTCAAATCGCAGCTGTATATGTTGGAACGGTTGTCGGGGCCGGCTTTGCAACTGGACGGGAGATTGTGGAATTTTTTACGCAGTATGGCTTATTTGGCATACTCGGTATTTTAATATGCGGGTACTTTTTTATGCATCTTGGTGCAAAGATTATGATCATATCAAAACGGATCGGGGCAAAATCGTACCAGGATTTTAATCTTTTTTTATTCGGCAAGTCGTTTGGATTTATCATAAATTTCTTTATGCTGCTTGTCTTATTCGGTGTAACATCTGTGATGCTATCAGGTGCTGGGGCTATTTTTGAGGAGCAGCTGAAATTTTCAAGGCAGTTTGGATTGCTGCTTACCATCGTTCTGACGATCATCGCGATGTCTTTCGGCACAAAAGGGCTGTTTAGCGTCAATATTATTGTCGTGCCGCTTTTAATCCTCTTCAGTGTGCTTATTGCGGTATCATCATTTGATGCCCATACGTTTTCATCCTTTCAGCTTCATCATGCTCCATCATTTAAATGGCTGATCTCAGCCGTATCCTATTCAGCCTTTAACCTGGCGATGGCAGAAGCAGTTCTTGTTCCCCTTGCACAGGAGATTGAAGATGAGCGCGTTGTAAAATGGGGAGGAATAGCTGGAGGGGCCGTCCTTACGTTCATTTTGCTGAGCAGCCACTTTGCCCTGTCCACACTTCCTGATGTGATTTTATACGATATCCCAATGGCCGAGGTCATGAAAGCATCTGTTTTTTCCTTCTATTTCATTTATATTTTGGTCATTTACGGGGAAGTTTTTACATCTGTCATCGGTAATTTATTCGGTCTTGAACGCCATTTGGTGCGGATAATTCCAATCCCAAGGATGTTCATTATCCTCATCCTGCTCAGCGGTGCTTTTTTCGTCAGTCAAATTGGCTACAGCTCGCTGATTGCCTTTTTATATCCAATCTTTGGCTATATGAGCATCATCTTTCTGGTCTTATTGTTGGTCCGGAAAAACCCTCTTCCTGAAAATAATAAAACATTGAAAAAGTGAGAATAATCAAACAATTTAAACATAAAGGCTTGATTATCAACATAATTATGAAGAAAACTGGCATAATTCACGTTTGACTGCTGAAGTTGTTCATATTATGATGTTTTTAATGTTATCTGAATTTTTTATATCTTTTAAAGAGGTGATGAGATGGGGTATTAACTTTTTATAGAAGGTTTTGCACCATCGCTTGCCTAATAGATTGAAATTTTTCAGGAGGTGACTCCTTTTCTGTCTCAGGCGGAAGAGGGAATTTATTTGGACATAGTGAATTTGTTCATTATTGCGATTTTAATTGCTGCCACTGCTTTTTTTGTAGCATCGGAGTTCGCAATTGTTAAAATTCGAAGTTCCCGCATTAATCAGCTGATTGAAGAAGGAAATAAACAGGCATTATCAGCTAAGAATGTAACGGATAACCTTGATGAATATTTATCAGCTTGCCAGCTGGGAATTACCATTACAGCGCTCGGCCTCGGCTGGCTTGGGGAGCCTGCAATCGGAAGGCTGCTTTATCCTGTTTTCAAAAGGTTTGACCTGCCAGGTTCAGGCGTTCAGTTCTTGTCTGTTGCAATTGCCTTTGCCATCATTACATTTCTGCACGTAGTGGTGGGGGAGCTTGCGCCAAAAACAGTAGCCATACAAAAAGCGGAGCGAATTACGCTTACCTTTTCAAAGCCGTTAATGGCATTTTACCGCCTCATGTATCCGGTGATCTGGGTGTTAAATGGCTCAGCACGGCTTCTCACGAGCTTCTTAGGTATGAAGCAGGTCTCAGAGCATGAGCTCGCACACAGCGAGGAAGAATTAAGGATTTTGTTATCTGAAAGCTATGAAAGCGGAGAGATCAATCAATCTGAATACAAATATGTGAACAAGATATTTAAATTTGATGATCGTATTGCGAAAGAAATTATGGTGCCCCGCACCCAAATCGTTTCACTTGATATTGAAGAGACGCTGCAGTCGCATCTGAAGATTATCAAAAGTGAAAAATATACAAGATATCCTGTCGTTGACGGCGACAAAGACCATATCATCGGTATGGTGAATATTAAAGAAATTTTTACGGACTTATTTCAATCAAAAAAAACCGAGCATTTTACATTGATAACTTATATTAGGCCTGTCATTCAAGTCATCGATTCTGTGCCGATTCAAGAACTGCTGCTTAAAATGCAAAAAGAGCATATTCACATGGCCATTCTTATTGATGAATACGGCGGAACTGCTGGGCTTGTAACAGTTGAAGATATATTAGAGGAAATCGTAGGCGAAATCAGAGATGAATTTGATGCTGATGAAGTGCCGCTTGTCCAGAAAATCACGGATGATCAGTATGTGATCGACGGAAAAGTATTAATAAGCGAACTGAACGATTTGTTTGGACTTGAAATGGATGACACAGATGTTGATACAATCGGCGGCTGGATGCTGACTGAAAAATACGATATCAAAAAAGGAGAAATGGTTGAATTCGGATCCTTTACGTTTAAAGTGAAGGACATGGAAAACCACCATATCCGCTATCTGGAAATGACTCGAAAAAAAAAGACGGATAGTTCCCCGCTTTTGCAGAAGGGAATCGCTGCCACACAATGAGATGCTTTTTCCAGCATCTTTTTTTGCGTAAAAATCAGCGTCTGAGGATAAAATAAGCCTGAATCTCATAATTAAAGGAGACCGTTAATATGACTCAATCAAAAGGCCAAAAGCAGAGACAATGGGACATCCGCAAAGAATCACAAAATGAGCATGGCAAAGTAAAGTCTTTTAAAGAGCTCGAACAGGAAGGCACGCAAAACAACAAAAAGTAGCCAGAAAAAAGGAATCCGAATATTGCGGATTCCTTCTCTTCGCTTACAATAATGTTTTGCGCTTCGTTGTCTAACTGATCCGTTCTGGCCGAGGAGTGTGCTTGCGCTTTTCTTATAAGATCCGTTCTGTTTCTTCTCTGCCGCATGCGTTCGCAAGCTTTTTCAGCTGTTTATTTAACATGGTTTTATCAAGGCTGAGCCAATCCTCCTGTTTAATACCTTCATAAATGTAGGCTGAAAATTCCCAAACCTCTTGTTTTATTTCATTCCGGTTCGTTTCTGCCACCAAAATTAATGCTTTCAGTACAGAAGCCATAACGGAGACATCCTCTTTTCCGTAGTGACGGATCTGATAAAAACTTTCATATAAGTAGTCGGTGAATGTTGGTTTAAGCAGAACAATCCTGATTTGATTCTGGCTGTCGCGATGATAAGGCGAAGGGGAATGATTTTTTCCGATCTTCGTCAAAATCTGGGCCAGGTGTTCCATACATGCAATCGCAGTCTCAGGGTCATTTTTCCCGGGAGCAATGCCTCTAAGCGCAATCTCGGCAATTTTTTGGATGCCGAACTCAATATCATTCTTGGACTCATGATCTGTGTTAAAGGTGATAAATTTAAGAAGTTCATCCTCATCTATAGACTCACTCTCTGATGAGACCAGCAGCAAAGGTGTATCCACATCGACATAATCCCCCTGATCTTTAGTAAACGAGATGACAAGCTGCTCTTTTTCCGCAAAGTCAATCAGTTCTGACAAGGCAATATCCTGAATGTAGCCTTCATACCTGCTTTTTACTTCAACTGTTTTTTCTTTATCTAATGAGAAATCTTCTTCAGGATCGTCTGTTCTTTTTTTGTCTTCTATAGAAGAAAGGGTTTCTTTTGTGATAGTGGAGATCACGTTGCCGACTTTTATCCATTCCGTCATATGGTGGATGAGAAAAACGAACATGCCGACACATATAAAGGCGACGATAATCGCCAGGGTCGGTACGATAAAATCGTTGCTTGTTTCATTTTCCCTCACTTGATTTAGCAGGACGAGGGAATAAATATAGCCTCCGATAAAAACTCCAAGCACCCGCTGAATTTTGGAATCTGAGTTGAAATTGTGCAACGTCCGCGGCGAAAAATTAGCAAGGAACGTTGTCAGGACGACAAGCACCGACGAAAACGTAATCGTTGTCATCGTTAAAAGCGAAGTCGAAGTAGCGCTGAGAATGGTATGAGCAAGTTCTTTATCTGTTAAAAAGACAGATGGAATATACTTGAAATAACCGTTTTCTGCAAGATATCTGTCTCCTGTTATACTCAGTACTGCAAGAATGAAAAAAAGAACGGCGTAGATTGCCGGTGTGATCCAAAAATTTGATTTCACTTTGACGAGAATCTTTTTAATAGGCATGAGCTGTCCCCCTGTATAAAATAGATTGAAGTGTCTGGCCGTTCGTGGTATAGTATGAACGGTAAAAAAATTGATAAATTCCGCGCAGTTTGTGCGGGAGAGGTTCTAGCACAACCCTCTATAAAAAACTAAGTATGAA
The window above is part of the Metabacillus dongyingensis genome. Proteins encoded here:
- the motB gene encoding flagellar motor protein MotB, whose protein sequence is MARKKKQKNEEEHVDESWLLPYADLLTLLLALFIVLFAMSSVDAQKFQMLARAFNSTFTGGTGVLEYPSPIPDGEMEKLDQEKEKNPDKEKQETLEQEKLKEIQKKVNAYIAANSLETQLKTTLTDEGLLITILNDIFFDSGNSSIRKKDEQLAKEISKLLVMNPPRNIIVSGHTDNVPIQNAEFESNWHLSVMRAVNFMKLLLENGQLDPRAFSAKGFGEYNPVADNKTKEGQQKNRRVEILILPIEQNQ
- the motA gene encoding flagellar motor stator protein MotA; amino-acid sequence: MDKTSLIGLILGLVAVGVGMFMKGVSPAVLLNPAALLIIIAGTIATVVTAFPTSEIKRVPKLFGVIFKEQQSHSIQELIPMFSEWAQIARKEGLLALEAKISDVEDSFLKNGLSMAVDGQNAEFIRDVMTEEIDAMEERHSAGASIFSQAGTYAPTLGVLGAVVGLIAALSHMDNTDELGKAIGAAFVATLMGIFTGYVLWHPFANKLKRKSRQEAKVKHVMIEGVLSVLEGQAPKAIEQKLATYLPAHERKQLFVEGERLNG
- a CDS encoding M3 family oligoendopeptidase, producing MNFQEYEYKRPVKEEFEAAFHKALELFKQAESLEKQEAALDQLNVIRGNLSTAFNLCYIRHTIDTNDEFYKEEQDYLDELEPHIKAMDTEFYKALVSSNFRNELEEKYGKQLFALADAQMKTFSPEVLEDLQKENKLATEYTKLVASAKIEFDGKEYTLAQLEPLLESKERDKRKRASDAYFGFYAENGEKFDEIFDKLVKVRTLIAKKLGFANFVELGYERMQRIDFNADMAKNFRDQIKEYIVPMASRLRERQQERLGLDTLAFPDEKLQFTTGNATPKGDAEWIIENGKKMYEELSGETNEFFDFMIERNLMDLLAQKGKAGGGYCTYIEDYKAPYIFANFNGTSGDIDVLTHEAGHAFQVYMSRHFNLSEYHFPTHEACEIHSMSMEFFTWPWMETFFKEDTEKYKFSHLSGALLFLPYGVTVDEFQHFIYENPDATPKERKQAWREIERKYLPHRNYEDNEFLEEGGFWQRQGHIFNSPFYYIDYTLAQICALQFWKKMHENKEQAWADYLHLCKQGGSQSFLELVKTANLISPFEDGCVQSVTGDIREWLENVDDKNL
- a CDS encoding VOC family protein, with the translated sequence MKFVHVQLECKHLEEMKEFYTGILKMRLTDEKKDRFTVKAGLSSLTFIKAENRAYYHLCFRTNISFFDVMFKELESLLLQNEEGEVSLYWKGKQAYFHDPEGNVLEMLERTEAPDHLLDWHDAFEVGLPCENIDEMRKEIAFLTNQYGAESDSFAFFGNGDGSVVVVKEGRHWYPTQRGSEIHPIVLEVEDKAEFVYRHPVYPYKIIAKKEC
- a CDS encoding ATP-dependent Clp protease ATP-binding subunit, producing MLCQHCQAKKASVHLTLQINQERQQVLLCTDCYAQYRSSVPSGSFGNVPSSQPFQQGAEGQTHKHGGNGLLDQLGRNLTRAAKAGVIDPVIGRDAEVERLIEILNRRNKNNPVLIGEPGVGKTAVAEGFALKIAEGDVPAKLKNKEVYLLDVASLVANTGIRGQFEERMKQLISELQQKKNIILFIDEIHLLVGAGSAEGSMDAGNILKPALARGELQVVGATTLKEYRQIEKDAALERRFQPVMVSEPSLEKAVEILKGIQDKYEKYHEVTYTEEAIKATVTLSNRYIQDRYLPDKAIDLLDEAGSKKNLQAVGGEDISGQLAEIASKKAQATKEENYELAAKLRDEELKLEKMQTPVKAVVDLADIQAIIEKKTGIPVGKLQEDEQAQMKNLEIKLSGKVIGQDEAVKKVAKAIRRSRAGLKSKERPIGSFLFVGPTGVGKTELTKTLASELFGSRDSLIRLDMSEYMEKHSISKIIGSPPGYVGHEEAGQLSEKVRRNPYSIILLDEIEKAHPDVQHMFLQVMEDGRLTDSQGRTVSFKDTVIIMTSNAGIGHKKITVGFGSNDALNESSLLSSLGSFFKPEFLNRFDSIIEFKSLEKPHLLEIVDIMLDDLKTALAEQKVTLSITDEAKEKIAELGYHPAFGARPLRRVIQEHVEDSIADILLEGNEITELVVEITDDEISVNDK
- a CDS encoding hemolysin family protein yields the protein MDIVNLFIIAILIAATAFFVASEFAIVKIRSSRINQLIEEGNKQALSAKNVTDNLDEYLSACQLGITITALGLGWLGEPAIGRLLYPVFKRFDLPGSGVQFLSVAIAFAIITFLHVVVGELAPKTVAIQKAERITLTFSKPLMAFYRLMYPVIWVLNGSARLLTSFLGMKQVSEHELAHSEEELRILLSESYESGEINQSEYKYVNKIFKFDDRIAKEIMVPRTQIVSLDIEETLQSHLKIIKSEKYTRYPVVDGDKDHIIGMVNIKEIFTDLFQSKKTEHFTLITYIRPVIQVIDSVPIQELLLKMQKEHIHMAILIDEYGGTAGLVTVEDILEEIVGEIRDEFDADEVPLVQKITDDQYVIDGKVLISELNDLFGLEMDDTDVDTIGGWMLTEKYDIKKGEMVEFGSFTFKVKDMENHHIRYLEMTRKKKTDSSPLLQKGIAATQ
- a CDS encoding DUF6254 family protein, which encodes MTQSKGQKQRQWDIRKESQNEHGKVKSFKELEQEGTQNNKK
- a CDS encoding DUF2254 domain-containing protein, whose protein sequence is MPIKKILVKVKSNFWITPAIYAVLFFILAVLSITGDRYLAENGYFKYIPSVFLTDKELAHTILSATSTSLLTMTTITFSSVLVVLTTFLANFSPRTLHNFNSDSKIQRVLGVFIGGYIYSLVLLNQVRENETSNDFIVPTLAIIVAFICVGMFVFLIHHMTEWIKVGNVISTITKETLSSIEDKKRTDDPEEDFSLDKEKTVEVKSRYEGYIQDIALSELIDFAEKEQLVISFTKDQGDYVDVDTPLLLVSSESESIDEDELLKFITFNTDHESKNDIEFGIQKIAEIALRGIAPGKNDPETAIACMEHLAQILTKIGKNHSPSPYHRDSQNQIRIVLLKPTFTDYLYESFYQIRHYGKEDVSVMASVLKALILVAETNRNEIKQEVWEFSAYIYEGIKQEDWLSLDKTMLNKQLKKLANACGREETERIL